From the genome of Pyrobaculum sp. 3827-6, one region includes:
- a CDS encoding 4Fe-4S dicluster domain-containing protein translates to MPKLAMATIEDLCMLCWACVAACKQEFDVPLGKWRLFITEYYTGEYPNVEGYILHLPQCNHCENAPCVNSCPTGALRHNPETGVVQLDKDLCIGCRACTRACPYNAVYMDPRTNKADKCTFCEHLVYSGLLPACVAACPTGARVFGDLDDPNSLIGRLYREGKIKPVGKVAEVVKPRLFFAPFGSMRPINTDAGAFKKQITGDKANQLLVDRKVEMTSWNPNADPALQPGALAEWSPEPNAIGLWKEFTPTKSPEVAELSNVVRDTRQLLVYAAVALLVIAGAGAVWTGLIKPAH, encoded by the coding sequence ATGCCTAAACTCGCAATGGCGACAATAGAGGACTTGTGTATGCTCTGCTGGGCCTGTGTCGCCGCGTGTAAGCAGGAGTTCGACGTCCCGCTGGGGAAGTGGCGTCTATTCATAACCGAGTACTACACCGGGGAGTACCCCAACGTGGAGGGGTACATACTCCACCTGCCTCAGTGCAACCACTGCGAAAACGCGCCCTGTGTCAACTCGTGCCCCACCGGCGCCTTGAGGCACAACCCCGAGACCGGCGTAGTCCAGCTGGACAAAGACCTATGTATCGGTTGCCGCGCGTGCACCAGGGCGTGTCCCTACAACGCCGTCTACATGGACCCCAGGACAAACAAGGCGGATAAGTGCACCTTCTGCGAACACCTCGTGTACTCAGGCCTCCTCCCCGCCTGCGTCGCGGCGTGCCCCACGGGGGCGAGGGTATTCGGCGACCTTGACGACCCCAACTCCCTCATCGGGCGCCTATATAGGGAGGGCAAGATAAAGCCTGTGGGGAAGGTGGCCGAGGTTGTGAAGCCGCGCCTATTCTTCGCCCCCTTCGGCTCCATGAGGCCTATAAACACAGACGCCGGCGCCTTCAAGAAGCAGATAACCGGCGACAAGGCCAACCAGCTCCTCGTGGATAGGAAGGTGGAGATGACCAGCTGGAACCCCAACGCAGACCCCGCGCTCCAGCCCGGGGCGCTGGCCGAGTGGAGTCCGGAGCCCAACGCCATCGGCCTCTGGAAAGAGTTCACGCCCACCAAGAGCCCAGAGGTGGCCGAGCTCAGCAACGTTGTGAGGGACACTAGGCAACTCCTCGTGTACGCCGCCGTTGCGCTGTTGGTAATAGCCGGCGCGGGCGCCGTCTGGACAGGTCTAATAAAGCCGGCGCATTAG
- a CDS encoding cytochrome b/b6 domain-containing protein, whose translation MPAPPLYKTEGGKEYILRFKPATQLAHWFLLIGMTISFLTGLPMFFKFGEKNIFDGLGLALGLPTNPSTGQLISILHDWVGPVLMLIGVLIVLAASDKKSGLREISKIGETVKVFTEVARYRFGARKDYPPTPFYHPLQVLWVWGVIVGLLLLGISGLFLVLEKWFYMQILPPWWRGFMSILHMTGAFIFFVALPMHFLMGIFPSNWPMLKSQLLLKGYVEKEWWMAHHKAYAEEVLKRGRP comes from the coding sequence ATGCCCGCACCACCTCTCTACAAAACCGAGGGCGGCAAGGAGTACATACTGCGTTTCAAACCGGCCACACAGCTGGCGCACTGGTTCCTACTAATAGGCATGACGATATCATTTCTGACGGGCTTGCCAATGTTCTTCAAATTCGGCGAGAAAAACATATTCGACGGGCTGGGCCTGGCGCTGGGCCTACCCACAAACCCGTCAACTGGACAGCTCATCAGCATACTCCACGACTGGGTCGGCCCCGTGCTGATGTTAATAGGCGTCTTGATAGTGCTAGCCGCCTCCGATAAAAAGTCCGGACTTAGGGAAATTTCAAAGATAGGAGAGACCGTGAAGGTCTTCACCGAGGTAGCTAGGTATAGGTTCGGCGCGCGGAAGGACTACCCGCCGACGCCGTTCTACCACCCACTACAGGTATTGTGGGTGTGGGGAGTTATAGTCGGCCTTCTGTTGTTAGGGATTTCGGGGCTTTTCCTCGTCTTGGAGAAGTGGTTCTACATGCAGATTCTGCCGCCGTGGTGGCGGGGCTTCATGTCAATACTCCACATGACCGGCGCCTTCATATTCTTCGTCGCCTTGCCTATGCACTTCCTCATGGGGATATTTCCCAGTAACTGGCCTATGCTCAAGTCGCAACTCCTGCTCAAGGGCTACGTGGAGAAGGAGTGGTGGATGGCGCACCACAAGGCGTATGCAGAAGAGGTTTTGAAGAGGGGGAGGCCATGA
- a CDS encoding winged helix-turn-helix domain-containing protein codes for MEGWVDGGGFRRVESLTYEERTILTLLVTSSRVNISQIARRLGVSRQLVWYTLRRLRERGLVGPPLVYVRPDVVGLYYAFFQSEREPEDYTVLKFETLEGTYIFAVPFHSFDELELLAKKYGKPWFVPRLTPRSLTPLQREALRRYAARPDFTSVDIAEELNLPKTKAKNLARWVRQNVNVTYWVDLRRAGIAALAVKTEAPLGAYASHKFFKCFAYATGFYAVAFPDLGTAAEFVRKIRSADPDAQIHLLVNYELRPPRI; via the coding sequence ATGGAGGGTTGGGTAGATGGGGGTGGGTTTAGACGGGTCGAGTCGCTTACCTACGAGGAGAGGACAATCTTGACTCTCCTGGTGACTAGTAGCAGGGTGAACATCAGCCAGATCGCCAGGAGGCTTGGGGTTTCGCGTCAGCTTGTCTGGTACACCTTGAGGAGGCTGAGGGAGAGGGGCCTAGTGGGGCCTCCGCTTGTATACGTGAGGCCCGACGTCGTGGGGCTATACTACGCCTTTTTCCAAAGCGAGAGGGAGCCCGAGGACTACACAGTCCTGAAGTTCGAGACCCTGGAGGGCACCTACATCTTCGCCGTGCCCTTCCACAGCTTCGACGAGCTTGAGCTCCTCGCCAAGAAGTACGGAAAGCCCTGGTTCGTCCCCCGCCTAACGCCCAGGAGCCTCACGCCCCTGCAGCGTGAGGCCCTGCGCAGATACGCGGCTAGGCCCGACTTCACCTCTGTAGACATCGCAGAGGAGCTCAACCTCCCCAAAACCAAAGCCAAGAACCTGGCCCGGTGGGTTAGGCAAAACGTCAACGTCACCTACTGGGTTGATTTGAGGAGGGCTGGTATCGCGGCTTTGGCTGTCAAGACGGAGGCCCCCCTCGGCGCGTACGCCTCGCACAAGTTTTTCAAATGCTTTGCATACGCCACAGGCTTCTACGCAGTAGCCTTCCCAGATCTTGGCACGGCCGCGGAATTCGTCAGAAAAATAAGGTCGGCAGACCCCGACGCACAGATACACCTACTCGTCAACTACGAATTACGGCCCCCGCGTATCTAG
- a CDS encoding molybdopterin dinucleotide binding domain-containing protein, producing MDGAPQGVCRRGFEEGEAMTVQITRRNFLKAAAAATAVGLSLSVFARAQYLYPEVEKDQNWWSGQTGRFGNYATLYRVPPTGKIVETGGSLELSTPEGLKAVKLKWWENWIDWREYDAKAWPKPRERRYFIATGGVCGGCEVSCHFVVWIDKETKLARKVMVNPLNKSNWGLCVRGQSAAAAAAHPDRIVYILSKIDPRTGQRVGARGDDNFVRVSYDDSLEIVASQYAKAFYEYFVEGNVIGSMRLHWHEGRPLQTGFFTHHPWTKDWEQQHSFGSHTNLCSSGARLGNNLWIAMDRNSPDYYNAKTVVQHGMGHLGDASHFLMSHGPRLAVARFKGAKVISVREKYFHTELLADYWVTPWPGTEAWLWAAVANVLINELNAVDWEFVRKWWNWDWFLRDRKLLDYLYRSGYIKTPPPEDIYGVTDDGVIYIKDYNKAWSYFQQFLKEYFSNFTPEYAAWVTRLNARTPPPDPITPEEVQKAAALIRATAKEVAAAGKALSINQWRGPGQTYGGWMLARMFFLLIALTGAVGTVGGTGAASWHNTDFVYYWWQGTLAAQVLKRKLEGPAVWNINMIAPEESAFGNYDPTNTIPFRMYDPEWQNYWRRLGFAVPDRIYVWIWRVVNPPAAYQAGAQWVRFFANPDKVELGVHMTQFWNESCYFSDLCISEGHWFERHDPQPAAPGIYAPDRWFSVRWPSYVIFLMRTGWTPRDLHRATLEAHQYIGLGDVISPEEWYMEMAWRAVAKTVLMAKKNGKPVDDLLKDKEVDYLGLKVKIPSLADRLAFLIDANRGKRYAAQLGVDPAQLPERLIRDLYEGRITYEQFVNDVRKQVLPTMWDLYNWAVYAYSPSVVKFSKDQGLEPVEALELYQFAIHDTNVYADKTYLRKIPREQVARVDPITKLAYDSAGGIIGVEIDGEVYLGFNVLGTVTHTLKLEWYSPAMAEQELREVSIPIIPLEADLKKAMQGDAAAVQKLINMKLHYVIPIHDFWGRIPGLTTGIDVKKGEFDFVANSRFLYQGENTRVQQMWYSFELWPSLYLWVNPVDAQLLGLKTGDAVRVRLLIQALNDLEVGSFVTKVWVTPRVREGVVVLLHGAYRWRPKWWDYGKVLNTAGSYPTSAVFQTVDISVDGAPLVDKIKAGDFNWKKLKWTKVADPAPVAEEELANKVAITKLYRERGMPYWDLAKFVWWKETGTTYDFVLPQTNDPIAWTNLWHFKVRIEKADPKEYGSMEFDYEAAKMAFDFFYKLLTHGSDGELSRTIYSFWKQRWGLDLKFPRILGIITGEVLCPNKKPGAPGCARPDLIGMRRTFLWALGIGPKPAKSAYYWPPKVPDLRKLP from the coding sequence GTGGATGGCGCACCACAAGGCGTATGCAGAAGAGGTTTTGAAGAGGGGGAGGCCATGACGGTGCAGATAACCCGCAGGAACTTCCTCAAGGCCGCCGCCGCGGCAACTGCCGTCGGGCTGTCGCTAAGCGTCTTCGCCAGAGCCCAGTACCTCTACCCCGAGGTGGAGAAGGACCAAAACTGGTGGAGCGGCCAGACGGGGCGCTTCGGCAACTACGCTACACTGTACAGGGTCCCGCCTACTGGTAAAATCGTGGAGACAGGCGGCTCGCTGGAGCTCAGCACGCCGGAGGGGCTGAAGGCGGTTAAGCTGAAGTGGTGGGAGAACTGGATCGACTGGAGGGAATACGACGCAAAGGCTTGGCCCAAGCCGCGGGAGAGGAGGTACTTCATAGCCACCGGAGGCGTATGCGGCGGCTGTGAGGTCTCTTGCCACTTCGTGGTGTGGATCGACAAGGAGACTAAGCTCGCCAGAAAGGTCATGGTAAACCCGCTTAATAAGAGCAACTGGGGCCTCTGTGTGAGAGGCCAGAGCGCCGCCGCCGCCGCGGCCCACCCAGACAGGATTGTTTACATCTTAAGCAAAATCGACCCCAGGACAGGTCAGAGAGTCGGCGCGCGCGGCGACGACAACTTCGTCCGCGTCTCATACGACGACTCCCTCGAGATTGTGGCCAGCCAATACGCCAAGGCCTTCTACGAGTACTTCGTCGAGGGCAACGTCATCGGCTCTATGAGGCTTCACTGGCACGAGGGGAGGCCTCTCCAGACGGGCTTCTTCACTCACCACCCGTGGACTAAGGACTGGGAGCAACAACACTCATTTGGAAGCCACACCAACCTCTGCTCCTCCGGGGCGAGGCTCGGGAACAACCTGTGGATCGCCATGGACCGCAACTCGCCCGACTACTACAACGCGAAGACAGTGGTGCAACACGGCATGGGCCACCTAGGCGACGCGTCCCACTTCCTCATGTCACACGGTCCGAGGCTCGCCGTAGCTAGGTTCAAGGGGGCGAAGGTCATATCGGTGAGGGAGAAGTACTTCCACACAGAGCTACTGGCGGATTACTGGGTCACGCCGTGGCCCGGCACCGAGGCGTGGCTGTGGGCCGCCGTTGCCAACGTCTTGATCAACGAGCTTAACGCCGTCGATTGGGAGTTTGTGAGGAAGTGGTGGAACTGGGACTGGTTCCTGAGAGACAGGAAGCTCCTCGACTACCTGTATAGGAGTGGCTACATCAAGACGCCGCCGCCTGAGGACATATACGGCGTCACCGACGACGGCGTCATCTACATTAAAGACTACAACAAGGCGTGGAGCTACTTCCAGCAGTTTCTTAAGGAGTACTTCTCCAACTTTACCCCGGAGTACGCGGCTTGGGTAACTAGGCTAAACGCCAGGACGCCACCTCCCGACCCGATAACGCCGGAGGAGGTTCAGAAAGCCGCCGCGCTGATTAGAGCCACAGCCAAGGAGGTGGCGGCGGCCGGCAAGGCGCTGTCTATAAACCAGTGGCGCGGGCCAGGGCAGACATACGGCGGGTGGATGCTGGCTAGGATGTTCTTCCTCTTAATCGCCTTGACCGGCGCCGTCGGCACCGTGGGCGGCACCGGCGCGGCGTCTTGGCACAACACCGACTTCGTCTACTACTGGTGGCAGGGGACCCTCGCCGCGCAGGTCTTGAAGAGGAAGTTGGAGGGCCCCGCCGTTTGGAATATCAACATGATCGCGCCTGAGGAAAGCGCCTTCGGGAACTACGACCCCACCAACACCATACCCTTCAGAATGTACGACCCCGAGTGGCAGAACTACTGGAGGCGCCTCGGATTCGCGGTGCCAGATAGGATATACGTATGGATCTGGCGCGTGGTGAATCCGCCAGCCGCCTACCAGGCGGGTGCCCAGTGGGTGAGGTTCTTCGCAAATCCTGACAAGGTCGAGCTGGGGGTGCACATGACGCAGTTCTGGAACGAGTCTTGCTACTTCTCCGACCTCTGCATCTCGGAGGGCCACTGGTTCGAGAGGCACGACCCGCAGCCAGCTGCGCCCGGCATATACGCGCCTGATAGGTGGTTCAGCGTTAGGTGGCCGTCGTATGTAATATTCCTGATGCGCACCGGCTGGACTCCTAGGGATCTCCACAGAGCTACTCTGGAGGCCCATCAGTACATCGGCCTGGGCGACGTGATTTCGCCTGAGGAGTGGTATATGGAGATGGCTTGGAGGGCCGTGGCCAAGACGGTTCTAATGGCGAAGAAAAACGGCAAGCCTGTGGACGACTTGTTGAAGGATAAGGAGGTGGACTACCTCGGCCTAAAGGTGAAGATTCCCAGCCTCGCCGACAGGCTGGCGTTTCTAATAGACGCCAACAGGGGGAAGAGGTACGCCGCGCAGCTAGGCGTCGACCCGGCCCAGCTACCGGAGAGGCTCATTAGGGATCTGTACGAGGGGAGGATTACATATGAGCAGTTTGTAAACGACGTCAGAAAGCAGGTTCTGCCAACTATGTGGGATCTGTATAACTGGGCTGTGTATGCCTACTCGCCGAGTGTTGTGAAGTTCTCGAAGGACCAGGGCCTCGAGCCTGTGGAGGCCCTTGAGCTGTACCAATTTGCAATCCACGATACCAACGTCTACGCCGACAAGACCTACCTGAGGAAGATACCGAGAGAGCAGGTGGCTAGGGTAGACCCAATTACAAAGCTGGCCTACGACTCCGCCGGCGGCATCATTGGCGTCGAGATAGATGGCGAGGTGTACCTAGGCTTCAACGTATTGGGCACAGTTACCCATACGCTGAAGCTTGAGTGGTACAGCCCCGCCATGGCTGAGCAGGAGCTGAGAGAGGTTTCGATACCCATCATACCGCTTGAGGCAGATTTGAAGAAGGCAATGCAGGGCGACGCCGCCGCTGTTCAGAAGCTGATAAATATGAAGCTTCACTACGTCATACCTATCCACGACTTCTGGGGCAGGATACCCGGCCTCACCACTGGAATCGACGTAAAGAAGGGCGAGTTCGATTTCGTGGCGAATTCACGCTTCCTGTACCAGGGCGAGAATACGAGAGTGCAACAGATGTGGTACAGCTTCGAGCTGTGGCCCTCGCTGTACCTGTGGGTCAACCCGGTGGACGCCCAGTTGCTAGGCCTAAAAACTGGCGACGCCGTTAGGGTTAGACTTTTGATCCAGGCGCTAAACGACTTGGAGGTGGGTAGCTTCGTGACGAAGGTCTGGGTCACGCCTAGGGTGAGGGAGGGCGTCGTCGTGTTGCTCCACGGCGCGTATAGGTGGAGGCCTAAGTGGTGGGACTACGGCAAGGTGCTGAACACCGCCGGCTCGTACCCCACCTCAGCCGTGTTCCAGACGGTCGACATATCGGTGGACGGGGCGCCGCTCGTCGACAAGATCAAGGCGGGGGACTTCAATTGGAAGAAGCTGAAGTGGACAAAGGTGGCAGACCCGGCTCCGGTGGCTGAGGAGGAGCTGGCAAACAAAGTCGCCATTACCAAGCTGTATAGGGAGAGGGGCATGCCGTATTGGGACTTGGCCAAGTTTGTCTGGTGGAAGGAGACCGGCACCACATACGACTTCGTACTGCCGCAGACCAACGACCCCATCGCCTGGACAAATCTGTGGCACTTCAAGGTTAGGATTGAGAAGGCCGATCCCAAGGAGTACGGCTCTATGGAGTTCGACTACGAGGCGGCTAAGATGGCCTTCGACTTCTTCTACAAGCTACTGACTCACGGAAGCGACGGCGAGCTGTCTAGGACTATATACAGCTTCTGGAAGCAGAGGTGGGGCCTCGACCTGAAGTTCCCGAGGATACTTGGCATAATCACCGGCGAGGTGCTGTGTCCAAACAAGAAGCCCGGGGCGCCGGGTTGCGCGAGGCCGGATCTCATCGGCATGAGGAGGACGTTCCTATGGGCACTTGGGATAGGGCCTAAGCCCGCTAAGTCGGCGTACTACTGGCCGCCGAAGGTGCCCGACTTGAGAAAACTTCCGTGA
- a CDS encoding 4Fe-4S binding protein, which translates to MKIYADFSRCVRSFWKASNCSKCVEACPAGALHIGDGRVEVAEDLCVGCGICIGACPTGVYTPAEEIGPRISCREGGPCIHALRFEDYVKLVEKYGEVEVDARCDDCKLRDAGGGWRALEEALKAGLKVKVVRGRGGDVSRRLLFRRAAAGEPLIKAVRGPPRRFEYSRPLGTEGLRPVVDADRCVLCGVCAGVCPTEAVKVDEESGLVTVDGGRCVECGVCVEACDVGALRLERGEVDVEHYLVEVVQCPNCGTVYAKNRGECPVCGFTTKLIKELYGL; encoded by the coding sequence ATGAAAATCTACGCTGACTTCTCCCGCTGCGTCAGGTCCTTCTGGAAAGCCAGCAACTGCTCGAAGTGCGTAGAGGCGTGTCCCGCCGGCGCCTTGCACATCGGCGACGGCCGGGTGGAGGTGGCGGAGGATCTCTGCGTGGGGTGCGGCATATGCATAGGCGCGTGCCCCACCGGCGTCTACACGCCGGCGGAGGAGATTGGGCCGAGAATTAGCTGTAGAGAGGGGGGCCCCTGCATACACGCGCTGAGGTTTGAGGACTATGTCAAGCTGGTGGAGAAGTACGGCGAGGTGGAGGTAGACGCGCGGTGCGACGACTGTAAGCTGAGGGACGCCGGCGGCGGCTGGAGGGCCCTAGAGGAGGCTCTGAAGGCAGGCCTCAAGGTGAAGGTGGTCCGGGGGAGGGGAGGCGACGTGAGCAGGAGGCTTCTCTTTAGGCGGGCCGCGGCTGGGGAGCCGTTGATAAAGGCCGTTAGGGGGCCGCCGAGGCGGTTTGAATACAGCAGGCCCCTCGGCACCGAGGGCCTCCGCCCCGTGGTGGACGCGGACCGCTGCGTCTTGTGCGGGGTGTGCGCCGGCGTCTGCCCCACGGAGGCGGTGAAGGTGGATGAGGAGAGCGGCTTGGTTACCGTAGACGGTGGGAGGTGTGTGGAGTGCGGCGTCTGTGTCGAGGCCTGCGACGTGGGGGCTCTGAGGCTGGAGAGGGGGGAGGTTGACGTGGAGCACTACCTCGTGGAGGTTGTGCAGTGCCCCAACTGCGGCACGGTATATGCAAAAAACCGGGGGGAGTGCCCCGTCTGCGGCTTCACCACCAAGTTGATAAAGGAGCTCTATGGCCTGTAG
- a CDS encoding nucleotidyltransferase domain-containing protein has protein sequence MSLGLYRRLWERRAEELRNLWATLERLRARARELDPGAQVYVFGSFARGTHRPDSDVDVLVVTSLAETEEGRLLVRAELGRILSPYSPIELHIATPEQFAWYLQFLDVYVEV, from the coding sequence ATGTCTCTAGGGCTATACAGGCGGCTCTGGGAGAGGAGGGCCGAGGAGCTCCGCAATCTCTGGGCCACGTTGGAGAGGCTCAGAGCTAGGGCACGGGAGCTGGACCCCGGGGCCCAGGTCTATGTCTTTGGTAGCTTCGCCAGAGGGACCCACCGCCCGGACAGCGACGTGGATGTGCTTGTAGTCACCAGTCTTGCAGAGACCGAGGAGGGGCGCCTCCTCGTCAGAGCCGAGCTCGGGAGGATTCTGAGCCCCTACTCCCCAATCGAGCTACACATAGCCACGCCGGAGCAGTTCGCGTGGTATCTCCAATTTCTGGACGTCTACGTAGAGGTGTAG
- a CDS encoding molecular chaperone, which produces MLLSPLYRFVSYLLIKELEPDDLPKVRHVVDNLPEPYRGDMLSELDRGDAYLRLRVDFTKTLLMYVHPYESVFVDPSGLMCTDVSAEVLRYYAKFGYEPDLRSARVRCGDHLGLELLFAASLMEEGRGEAAADFFERHLGRWGPLAGFSIYKSAATSFYKSLGMLVAELIAEGYENLR; this is translated from the coding sequence GTGTTGCTTTCTCCCCTCTACCGCTTCGTCTCCTATCTCCTGATTAAGGAGCTGGAGCCGGACGACTTGCCCAAGGTGAGGCACGTGGTGGACAACCTCCCCGAGCCCTACCGGGGGGATATGCTTTCTGAACTCGACAGAGGCGATGCCTATCTAAGGCTTAGGGTTGACTTCACAAAGACGCTTCTCATGTACGTCCACCCCTACGAGTCTGTATTTGTGGATCCCAGCGGCCTTATGTGTACAGACGTGTCTGCTGAGGTGTTGAGGTACTACGCCAAATTCGGCTACGAGCCAGACCTAAGGTCGGCTAGGGTGAGGTGCGGAGACCACCTGGGGCTGGAGCTCTTGTTCGCGGCTAGTCTAATGGAGGAGGGGAGGGGGGAGGCCGCCGCCGACTTCTTCGAGAGGCATCTGGGGAGGTGGGGCCCGCTGGCCGGCTTTTCAATCTACAAGTCGGCGGCGACCAGCTTCTACAAATCGCTGGGGATGCTGGTGGCCGAGTTAATAGCCGAGGGGTATGAAAATCTACGCTGA
- a CDS encoding ATP-binding protein, protein MRRPSRLFTRKVARIDPSRCRRCNLCVKSCPVGALKPPAVATSLCVGCGICTYSCPLGAISIHTVASRGALAAVLLILLIAGGSLYLAVSTPSYYANEATTINFTTTLVTPTFTPINATMPTGEGAAGAGSGFG, encoded by the coding sequence ATGAGGAGGCCGTCTCGTCTCTTTACTAGAAAAGTTGCGAGGATTGACCCATCCCGCTGTAGGAGATGCAACCTCTGTGTGAAGTCGTGTCCAGTGGGCGCACTCAAGCCCCCCGCCGTCGCCACCTCTCTATGTGTGGGATGCGGAATCTGCACATACTCGTGCCCCCTCGGCGCCATTTCAATCCACACAGTTGCGAGCAGGGGGGCTCTAGCCGCCGTTCTGCTAATCCTGCTAATTGCAGGCGGCTCTCTATACCTCGCAGTATCTACCCCCAGCTACTACGCCAACGAAGCGACTACAATAAACTTCACCACGACGCTCGTCACGCCCACCTTCACGCCCATCAACGCCACCATGCCCACCGGAGAGGGGGCGGCGGGCGCAGGATCTGGATTTGGCTAA
- a CDS encoding HEPN domain-containing protein — MSFLLENSRSFWKAAGAMLEMGEYNLVLFHLEQALQLCLKYKLYEKYGDFPKTHSLKQLLAELGAEVEIDPLVIDLLEDAYIGSRYIPVRYSRESAHRAYREVERALRALLCL; from the coding sequence GTGAGTTTTCTTCTAGAGAATTCGAGATCTTTCTGGAAAGCCGCCGGGGCGATGCTGGAGATGGGGGAGTACAATCTGGTGCTTTTCCACCTAGAGCAGGCCCTACAGCTCTGCCTTAAGTACAAGCTCTACGAGAAGTACGGCGACTTTCCAAAAACCCACAGTCTTAAACAGCTGTTGGCAGAACTCGGCGCAGAGGTTGAAATAGACCCCCTAGTGATTGACCTTTTGGAAGACGCATACATAGGGTCGCGCTACATTCCGGTGAGATACTCCAGGGAAAGCGCCCACCGGGCGTATCGAGAGGTGGAGAGGGCGCTCCGCGCGCTGTTATGTCTCTAG
- a CDS encoding nicotinamide-nucleotide adenylyltransferase produces the protein MRRGLFPGRFQPPHWGHVHAIREILREVDEVVVVIGSAQFNYILKDPFTAGERIWMLREALREGGVDLSRVVVIPVPNVENNLEWLGRVKSLAPPFHVVYTGNPYVALLFREAGYEVKQQPMYQREIYSSTRVRELMLRGDPRWEELVPRSVAAVIKAVGGLERLKTAALGEAEPHKW, from the coding sequence GTAGGTTCCAGCCGCCGCACTGGGGCCACGTCCACGCCATAAGGGAGATCCTTAGGGAGGTGGACGAGGTGGTTGTGGTCATCGGGTCTGCCCAGTTTAACTACATTTTGAAGGACCCCTTCACGGCGGGGGAGAGGATCTGGATGCTCCGGGAGGCACTCCGCGAGGGCGGCGTGGACCTCTCCCGCGTGGTGGTAATACCGGTGCCAAACGTGGAGAACAACCTAGAGTGGCTGGGCCGTGTGAAGTCTCTGGCGCCTCCCTTCCACGTGGTGTACACAGGGAACCCCTACGTGGCGCTCCTATTCAGAGAGGCGGGGTATGAAGTCAAGCAGCAACCCATGTACCAGAGGGAGATCTACAGCTCCACAAGAGTGAGGGAGCTCATGCTGAGGGGCGACCCCCGCTGGGAGGAGCTGGTCCCGAGGTCTGTGGCGGCTGTTATAAAAGCCGTAGGCGGGCTAGAGAGGCTGAAGACGGCGGCGCTGGGGGAGGCGGAGCCCCACAAGTGGTGA